The following proteins are co-located in the Polystyrenella longa genome:
- a CDS encoding acyl-CoA thioesterase, with protein MTEPFVTHRRVEFSDTDMAGIVHFAKFYHYMESAEAEYFRSLGMTLANRVSHGPSYGWPRVSTSCNYKAPAYFEDVLELRMWVERVGVKSLSLIFEFWREELHLATGKVKCAYCKFVPGEPIKSLEIPQKWVTEFEKIQYPFN; from the coding sequence ATGACTGAACCTTTTGTAACTCACCGCCGAGTGGAATTTTCCGACACCGACATGGCGGGGATTGTTCATTTCGCCAAATTCTACCATTACATGGAAAGCGCAGAGGCCGAGTATTTTCGGTCTCTGGGCATGACCTTGGCAAACCGCGTCAGCCATGGGCCATCCTATGGCTGGCCACGTGTTTCGACTTCCTGCAATTACAAAGCTCCCGCGTATTTTGAAGATGTGCTGGAACTTCGTATGTGGGTCGAAAGAGTGGGTGTGAAATCTCTTTCGCTGATTTTTGAATTTTGGCGAGAGGAGCTCCACTTGGCGACAGGGAAAGTCAAATGCGCCTATTGTAAATTCGTACCGGGAGAACCGATCAAGTCACTCGAAATCCCTCAGAAGTGGGTGACTGAATTTGAAAAGATTCAGTACCCTTTCAATTGA
- a CDS encoding ABC transporter ATP-binding protein encodes MATADLSIQDVSKVYQTVEGTLTILNEVNLELKRGEALAITGPSGSGKSTLLYIIGTLENPTTGTVQLNGQNPFELKPAEQAMFRNHEIGFIFQDHHLLPQCSVLENVLIPTLVDKGATKEKTELAKSLLDRVDLTKRIEHRPAQLSGGERQRVAVCRALINNPTVLLADEPTGNLDPRTAEAIGSLLLEIGKEQNTILVCVTHSETLAERFEFRQELSDGKLNVLATGSASVYSEGTKA; translated from the coding sequence ATGGCAACTGCTGATCTGTCGATCCAAGACGTAAGTAAAGTATATCAAACCGTCGAAGGCACCCTCACCATTCTCAACGAGGTGAACCTCGAACTGAAGAGAGGCGAGGCGCTAGCCATCACCGGCCCTTCCGGTTCCGGTAAAAGTACTCTGCTCTACATTATCGGGACTCTGGAGAATCCGACGACGGGAACAGTCCAATTGAATGGACAGAATCCCTTCGAATTGAAACCCGCTGAGCAGGCGATGTTTCGAAATCATGAGATCGGTTTCATTTTCCAGGACCACCATCTGCTCCCGCAATGTTCTGTTTTAGAAAACGTGCTAATCCCAACGTTGGTCGACAAGGGAGCGACCAAAGAAAAGACAGAACTGGCCAAATCGCTTCTCGACCGAGTCGACCTGACCAAGCGGATCGAACATCGTCCTGCGCAACTTTCTGGAGGGGAACGCCAACGGGTCGCCGTCTGCCGCGCTCTGATTAACAACCCGACAGTGCTACTCGCGGATGAACCGACAGGTAATCTCGACCCCAGAACCGCCGAAGCCATCGGATCGTTACTGCTCGAAATTGGAAAAGAGCAAAACACGATTCTCGTCTGCGTCACACATAGCGAAACCCTCGCTGAACGGTTCGAGTTCCGACAGGAATTGTCCGACGGGAAACTAAACGTTCTCGCCACCGGCTCGGCTTCTGTTTACTCAGAAGGTACCAAGGCGTGA
- a CDS encoding ABC transporter permease: MNRLKLVRHNLRYFWKTNAALFLGLMAGTAVITGALIVGDSVRQSLVQTSLARLGEVDLTLHTPRFFRQDLAQQLSGPSEENDAPIQTAPLISLNSSLVYEEENDAQGTNNIHRANNTNLFGIGAEGWSMLENSDVTPPNANEILINARLAGELNVKVGDELSAWIELPSTIPRDSLLGERDETSIELRYVIREIIPEQVGAGRFAFTPNQQLPRTCFVNLSTLQDSLDLSAIKPTRRNPEERFARVNSLLTTGFYGDEEPSGIKDVQVQNSLLQMQNQLDKQVNLSDLYLKFRQNEEQGYLTLESEQMILEEPVATAIQTVAKELDLPTSPILVYLANEISSGSNPDNFSMYSIVAGIDLSENAPFGPFEFASEKAPTELGENEIILNEWLATDLAVTVGDLINLSYHTVGSHGELPEESRTFTVTGICKMTGPAADRGLTPDLKGITDAERFSDWDQPFPMEMDRITDRDDEYWEQYRATPKAFVSLETAQALWKSRYGQLTSYRIAPTSSETNIANLEKSVSSKFLTQMKPAQLGLQFQPTRATGLAAAQGTNDFSQLFLAFSFFIILAALVLVSLLFKLSLERRASEVGLLMAVGYQDYHVRRQFLLEGFLLTLVGTIGGAILAVAYAALMMYGLKTWWNQAVGTADLNLYVNPFSLVSGMIVTASLALVVIWRSLAILNRRSPNALLSGRLETESNQVKRAPKVARWVCIFLGGLGGVLLLAGLLGLLPQQEAFSGFSWRVVSFFLVGFSLLIAFIAAFQVWLKKPDLAELKGAGTNGLARLSIKNVMRHPQRSLLTVLLMSLATFIIVAVAAGRRNPTSEQPELHSGNGGFTLLAESSLPLVYNLNNPEGQAKLFLDSTQTEQLQGIKTYSFRVQPGEEASCLNLYQTRLPTILGVPDEFIQRGGFKFADTPGENPWQTLTKKQGEAIPVIGDMNTLQYSLHVALGDEIDMTDQRGINHPLKIAGMLDGSVFQGVLLMSEKHFRELFPERAGYQYFLFEAPLDNMPELTKVLETQLTEYGFDAEPVSERIAQFLAVQNTYLSTFQTLGGLGLLLGSFGLGTVMLRNVLERNSELALLRAVGVTPAGIGWMVLVENGFLLSCGLLSGVIAALLAMAPHLMSTGADFLWLSTIIILGLIWIVGMLAALFAVYAAVKTPIVSSLRAL; this comes from the coding sequence ATGAACAGGCTGAAACTGGTTCGACATAATCTGCGATACTTTTGGAAAACCAATGCCGCCCTGTTTCTCGGTTTAATGGCAGGCACTGCCGTTATTACTGGTGCGCTCATTGTCGGCGACTCGGTCCGGCAAAGCCTTGTACAGACATCGCTGGCGCGGCTCGGGGAAGTCGATCTGACCCTGCACACACCCCGTTTCTTTCGTCAGGATCTCGCTCAACAACTCTCCGGACCGTCGGAAGAAAATGACGCTCCTATCCAGACAGCACCACTGATTTCACTTAACAGCAGCCTCGTCTATGAAGAAGAGAACGATGCGCAAGGGACCAACAACATTCATCGGGCCAACAATACGAACCTGTTTGGAATCGGGGCTGAGGGTTGGTCGATGCTGGAAAATTCAGACGTCACTCCACCGAACGCGAATGAAATCTTGATTAATGCCCGTCTTGCAGGCGAACTGAATGTGAAGGTAGGTGACGAACTCTCCGCCTGGATCGAACTCCCCTCGACGATCCCTCGCGATTCCCTGTTGGGGGAACGCGATGAAACCTCTATTGAACTTCGCTACGTTATTCGTGAAATCATTCCCGAACAGGTTGGCGCCGGACGGTTTGCCTTCACTCCCAACCAGCAACTACCTCGCACCTGTTTCGTTAATTTGAGTACCTTGCAGGATTCGCTCGACTTATCTGCCATTAAACCGACACGCAGAAACCCGGAAGAACGTTTCGCTCGAGTGAACTCCCTGCTGACAACCGGGTTTTATGGAGATGAAGAACCTTCCGGTATCAAAGATGTACAAGTTCAAAACAGTCTGCTACAGATGCAGAATCAATTGGACAAACAGGTTAACCTCTCTGACTTGTACCTCAAGTTTCGTCAGAATGAAGAACAGGGATATCTCACTCTCGAAAGCGAGCAGATGATTCTAGAAGAGCCCGTGGCAACGGCAATTCAAACAGTCGCGAAGGAACTCGATCTTCCCACTTCGCCCATTCTTGTTTATCTCGCTAATGAAATCAGCTCGGGTTCTAACCCGGACAACTTCTCGATGTACTCTATTGTCGCCGGAATCGATCTCTCCGAAAATGCCCCCTTTGGTCCTTTCGAGTTTGCTTCTGAAAAAGCACCGACAGAACTGGGCGAGAATGAAATCATTCTCAACGAATGGCTGGCAACAGATCTCGCAGTCACGGTGGGAGATCTAATCAACCTGAGTTACCACACCGTCGGTTCGCATGGAGAACTCCCCGAAGAGTCACGTACATTTACTGTAACCGGTATCTGCAAGATGACAGGCCCTGCAGCAGACCGCGGTTTAACTCCGGACCTCAAAGGGATCACCGACGCAGAACGTTTTTCAGATTGGGACCAACCCTTTCCGATGGAGATGGACCGCATTACGGATCGGGATGACGAATACTGGGAGCAATATCGCGCCACCCCCAAAGCGTTCGTTTCACTCGAAACGGCTCAAGCACTCTGGAAAAGTCGATATGGCCAGTTGACCTCCTATCGAATTGCTCCCACCAGTTCCGAAACAAACATTGCCAATTTGGAAAAGAGTGTGTCGTCAAAGTTTCTAACTCAGATGAAACCCGCCCAACTGGGGCTTCAGTTCCAACCAACACGAGCAACTGGCCTGGCTGCGGCACAGGGAACGAACGACTTCAGCCAACTCTTTCTGGCATTCAGCTTCTTTATTATCCTGGCCGCCCTCGTACTGGTCAGTCTGCTGTTTAAACTCAGTCTGGAACGCCGGGCCAGTGAAGTTGGTCTTCTGATGGCCGTGGGTTATCAAGATTATCATGTGCGCCGTCAATTCCTGCTCGAAGGTTTCCTGCTGACTCTCGTGGGCACCATCGGAGGGGCGATCCTAGCGGTGGCGTATGCGGCCCTGATGATGTACGGATTGAAAACCTGGTGGAATCAGGCCGTAGGGACTGCGGACTTGAATCTTTACGTAAATCCGTTCTCACTCGTCTCCGGAATGATTGTCACTGCCTCTTTAGCATTGGTCGTGATCTGGCGTTCTCTCGCGATTCTCAATCGACGCTCTCCCAACGCTCTGCTGTCAGGACGATTGGAGACCGAATCAAATCAAGTCAAACGAGCCCCTAAAGTGGCTCGCTGGGTCTGTATCTTCTTAGGTGGACTGGGAGGAGTTTTACTATTGGCCGGACTTCTGGGACTGTTGCCACAGCAAGAAGCATTCAGCGGATTCTCCTGGCGAGTCGTCTCTTTTTTCCTGGTCGGTTTCAGTTTGTTAATCGCCTTCATCGCCGCCTTTCAAGTCTGGCTGAAGAAGCCTGATCTCGCCGAATTAAAGGGTGCGGGAACAAACGGACTCGCGCGACTTTCAATAAAGAACGTGATGCGTCATCCGCAGCGGTCTTTGCTGACAGTGCTCTTGATGTCGCTCGCAACCTTTATCATCGTCGCTGTTGCCGCAGGTCGACGGAACCCGACTTCGGAACAACCAGAACTTCATTCCGGAAACGGTGGCTTCACGTTACTCGCCGAATCATCGTTACCGTTGGTATACAATCTGAACAATCCAGAAGGACAGGCGAAACTTTTTCTCGATTCGACTCAAACAGAACAGCTACAGGGAATAAAGACCTATTCCTTCCGAGTACAACCAGGTGAAGAAGCGAGTTGTCTCAACTTATATCAAACTCGACTGCCGACGATTCTGGGCGTCCCCGACGAATTCATCCAACGGGGAGGTTTTAAGTTTGCCGACACTCCCGGAGAAAACCCGTGGCAAACGCTTACTAAAAAACAGGGTGAGGCGATTCCCGTCATCGGCGACATGAACACACTGCAATACAGTCTGCACGTAGCGCTTGGCGATGAAATCGACATGACGGACCAACGAGGGATTAATCATCCGTTGAAGATTGCGGGCATGCTGGATGGGAGTGTATTTCAAGGCGTGCTGTTAATGTCTGAAAAACATTTTCGCGAACTCTTCCCTGAACGTGCCGGGTACCAGTACTTTTTATTCGAAGCCCCACTCGACAACATGCCAGAGCTGACTAAAGTTTTGGAGACTCAGTTGACTGAATACGGCTTTGATGCGGAGCCTGTCTCCGAACGGATTGCTCAATTCCTCGCTGTGCAGAACACTTACCTGTCCACCTTTCAAACCTTGGGAGGGCTGGGCCTGCTCCTCGGTTCATTTGGCTTGGGGACGGTGATGCTACGAAACGTCTTGGAGAGAAACAGTGAACTGGCTCTGCTGCGTGCAGTAGGGGTGACCCCGGCAGGAATTGGTTGGATGGTTCTCGTAGAGAATGGGTTCCTGCTCTCATGTGGACTTCTTTCGGGGGTGATTGCGGCGTTACTCGCGATGGCCCCCCACCTCATGAGCACCGGAGCCGATTTCCTCTGGCTCAGCACGATCATTATCCTCGGTTTGATCTGGATCGTCGGAATGCTGGCAGCCCTCTTCGCTGTCTATGCCGCAGTGAAGACACCCATCGTCAGCTCTCTTCGAGCTTTGTAA
- a CDS encoding Hsp20/alpha crystallin family protein — translation MMPETTNQQDSQKSMNKLRAEFENWLGMVVQQGEKALGAFGLNPQSTFQPDIDIVETNETVCICIDIPGIDPESIDLSIAGNMLRVRGLRMSCEASRSEDARVHLQERLTGSFDRSIPMPCQVLADEITAEASHGVLTVQLPKPEPERPHEIKIKVKTENQTGTVETTVI, via the coding sequence ATGATGCCGGAAACGACTAATCAACAAGATTCGCAAAAGTCCATGAATAAATTGCGTGCGGAATTCGAAAACTGGCTGGGCATGGTGGTGCAACAGGGCGAAAAAGCCTTAGGAGCATTCGGCCTGAATCCTCAGTCGACTTTTCAACCAGATATCGACATTGTTGAAACGAACGAAACCGTTTGCATTTGTATCGATATCCCTGGCATTGATCCGGAAAGCATTGATCTCAGCATTGCCGGAAACATGCTACGAGTTCGTGGGTTACGAATGAGCTGTGAAGCGAGCCGTAGCGAAGATGCCCGCGTTCATTTGCAGGAACGTTTGACAGGCTCCTTTGACCGTTCGATTCCAATGCCCTGCCAAGTACTCGCGGATGAAATTACCGCTGAGGCAAGTCATGGTGTGTTGACCGTACAGCTCCCCAAGCCGGAACCCGAACGACCGCACGAAATTAAAATCAAAGTCAAAACGGAGAACCAAACAGGCACGGTGGAAACGACCGTTATCTGA
- a CDS encoding Hsp20/alpha crystallin family protein, with amino-acid sequence MSNSLPEPENEPQSELAAELAQERFVFTPPIDIYESEEGMVLHADLPGVSSDTLELQVQDNKLTLFGRVKTPVPEEAQLLHKEYEVGSFLRSFILSDQVDYDNISASMNHGVLKVVLPKAQRGEARRIPIATN; translated from the coding sequence ATGAGTAATTCACTCCCGGAACCGGAAAACGAACCGCAATCTGAACTGGCCGCCGAGTTGGCTCAGGAACGATTTGTCTTTACCCCTCCGATTGATATTTATGAATCAGAAGAGGGCATGGTTTTACATGCCGATTTGCCCGGTGTTTCGTCAGATACCCTGGAACTGCAGGTACAGGACAACAAATTGACGTTGTTCGGTCGCGTTAAGACGCCTGTTCCGGAAGAAGCCCAGTTGCTCCACAAAGAGTATGAAGTGGGAAGTTTTCTCCGGTCCTTCATTCTTAGCGACCAGGTTGATTACGATAATATCTCGGCAAGCATGAATCACGGTGTTCTTAAAGTGGTACTTCCAAAAGCACAGCGCGGCGAAGCCCGTCGCATTCCGATTGCCACGAATTAA
- a CDS encoding Hsp20/alpha crystallin family protein, which yields MAFFRWGHPWSPLGDLEREVDRFLRGMNLSIHGIRPGRQFPAINIYELEHEFLLTAEIPGTDPEELELTVDAGLLSLKGDRNDVKEVPDDKFRRQERFRGNWQRTVSLPDRILEEELHAEFNNGVLLIHLPKAQQPEPRKIRIVDQQQSPSDTDESAQQTPEPPKPKPRNIEVHKEEG from the coding sequence ATGGCGTTCTTCCGTTGGGGACATCCCTGGTCTCCATTAGGTGACCTGGAGCGGGAAGTCGATCGCTTTTTGCGAGGCATGAATCTCTCGATTCACGGGATTCGGCCGGGACGACAATTTCCGGCCATCAATATCTACGAACTCGAACATGAGTTTTTGCTCACAGCAGAGATTCCCGGTACGGATCCGGAAGAGCTCGAACTAACCGTCGATGCCGGTCTGCTCTCCTTAAAGGGAGACCGCAACGATGTCAAAGAAGTACCCGACGACAAATTTCGACGCCAGGAGCGTTTTCGGGGAAACTGGCAACGCACTGTTTCTCTTCCAGACCGCATACTGGAGGAGGAATTACACGCCGAATTCAACAATGGCGTCCTTCTGATTCATCTTCCTAAAGCCCAGCAGCCAGAACCGCGTAAAATCCGAATTGTCGATCAGCAGCAATCCCCGTCAGATACTGACGAATCTGCACAGCAGACACCCGAACCCCCGAAACCAAAACCCCGGAATATCGAAGTTCATAAAGAAGAGGGGTGA
- the coaD gene encoding pantetheine-phosphate adenylyltransferase: MTKQGSPRHAVYAGSFDPITLGHCDIIERGAALFDKLTVGVGINPDKRPLFESEERVELISQVLKKLSNVEVKCFTGLTVSFVHDCDASVMLRGIRTLTDIESEFTMSLANHTLAPDIETVFLMSGESFTHISSSLIKQIALLGGAENADRLANFVPEPVIKPLMAKFANR; encoded by the coding sequence ATGACAAAGCAGGGTTCCCCACGACACGCCGTTTACGCCGGTAGCTTTGATCCAATCACGCTTGGGCATTGTGACATCATTGAGCGGGGCGCAGCCCTGTTCGACAAATTAACCGTCGGGGTCGGGATCAATCCTGACAAAAGGCCGCTGTTCGAATCTGAGGAACGAGTAGAATTAATCTCACAAGTCCTGAAGAAACTGTCCAATGTCGAAGTGAAGTGCTTCACCGGCCTGACTGTTTCATTTGTACATGACTGTGACGCTTCGGTGATGCTACGTGGTATTCGGACGTTGACGGACATTGAATCTGAATTCACGATGTCGCTCGCCAACCACACCCTCGCTCCCGACATTGAAACAGTCTTCCTCATGTCAGGAGAAAGTTTTACCCATATCTCCAGCTCACTGATTAAACAAATTGCCCTTCTGGGGGGAGCTGAGAATGCCGACCGCCTGGCTAATTTCGTCCCGGAACCCGTGATCAAACCACTCATGGCTAAATTTGCCAATCGCTAA